From Streptomyces sp. NBC_00683, one genomic window encodes:
- a CDS encoding DUF3618 domain-containing protein, with the protein MSDMRTPAQIEADIISRREQLAVVLDEIGVRVHPKTIIGDAKAKVASTVDRTAGRAFVAVNRSVSDVKAQFVSEEGSPRLERVIPAALLVVGAVALLTVSVRGRKR; encoded by the coding sequence GTGTCGGATATGAGGACCCCTGCGCAGATCGAGGCGGACATCATCAGCAGGCGTGAGCAGCTTGCGGTGGTGCTGGACGAGATCGGGGTGCGCGTGCACCCGAAGACGATCATCGGTGATGCGAAGGCCAAGGTGGCGTCGACGGTGGACCGGACTGCCGGGCGTGCGTTCGTCGCGGTGAACCGGTCGGTGTCGGATGTGAAGGCGCAGTTCGTGTCGGAGGAGGGCTCGCCGCGGCTGGAGCGCGTCATTCCGGCGGCGCTGCTGGTGGTCGGCGCGGTGGCGTTGCTGACGGTTTCGGTGCGTGGCCGGAAGCGCTGA
- a CDS encoding GroES family chaperonin produces the protein MSNDTDDKLPIRMLHDRVLVRSDSPEGERRSGGGILIPATAAVGRRLAWAAVVAVGQNVRTVEPGDRVLYDPEDRAEVEVRGVAYVLMRERDLHAVAADRFEGSEDSTGLYL, from the coding sequence GTGAGCAACGACACCGACGACAAGCTGCCCATCCGGATGCTGCACGACCGTGTGCTGGTCCGGTCCGATTCGCCCGAGGGCGAGCGGCGTTCGGGCGGCGGCATCCTGATTCCTGCGACTGCGGCGGTCGGCCGGCGTCTGGCGTGGGCCGCGGTGGTCGCGGTGGGTCAGAACGTGCGGACGGTGGAGCCGGGGGACCGGGTGCTGTACGACCCCGAGGACCGTGCCGAGGTCGAGGTGCGGGGTGTGGCGTACGTGCTGATGCGGGAGCGGGATCTGCATGCGGTGGCGGCGGACCGGTTCGAGGGTTCCGAGGATTCGACCGGCTTGTATCTGTAG
- a CDS encoding DMT family transporter: protein MAWVLLIVAGLLEVGWSIGMKYTEGFTRLWPSVFTGLGIVASMVLLSHAAKTLPIGTAYGVWVGIGAAGAAVLGMVVLHEPVTAARIFFVCLLLVAVVGLKATSGH from the coding sequence GTGGCGTGGGTTCTGTTGATTGTTGCCGGTCTGCTGGAAGTGGGCTGGTCGATCGGGATGAAGTACACCGAGGGGTTCACGCGGCTGTGGCCGAGTGTGTTCACGGGCCTCGGGATCGTGGCCAGCATGGTGCTGCTGTCGCATGCGGCGAAGACGCTGCCGATCGGTACGGCGTACGGCGTGTGGGTCGGGATCGGCGCGGCGGGTGCGGCGGTGCTGGGCATGGTGGTGCTGCACGAGCCGGTGACGGCCGCCCGTATCTTCTTCGTGTGTCTGCTGCTGGTTGCCGTGGTGGGTCTGAAGGCGACGTCCGGGCACTGA
- a CDS encoding transglycosylase domain-containing protein has translation MSHEPPQPGGDHGEPGRKGPAGWPPRDPTTAATARNPQPTDSAQGGKGRTKRVKRPKRTGWRRAVPTWRMVLGSTLLIALLLVGGFIAGYKLVGIPAANAAATAQSNVYLYEDGSVIARDGEINRENVRLDGIPRTVQHAVLAAEDRDFYSEPAIDVKAMTRAGWNTLTGKGRQGGSTITQQYVKNYYLGQEQTVVRKAKEFFISIKLGREQSKDEIFEGYLNTSYFGRNSYGIQAASHAYYGKDAKDLDTGEGAYLASLLNAPSAYDVVAHPENRAAALARWNYVLDGMVKEDWLSPSDRAAMTFPVPGKAKPATALSGQRGYLVQAVEDYLAANRILDENTLATGGYRITTTLEKKKQDALVEAVEDNVLAKTSDDRKADRNVRVGGASIDPATGHVLAMYGGIDYTKQYVNNATRRDYQVGSTFKPFVLTAAMANGSTTQDGRGITPNTRYDGTNKRTVQSAHGSTGYSPANEDDVDYGSLTVREATDKSVNAVYAQMAQDVGPDAVKDTAVSLGIPQNTPDLTASPSIALGPATASVLDMTEAYATLADHGKQREHTLVAKISKNGTDLALPARNTRQAVSREAADTTTSVLRSVVDGGTGTAAQAANRPAAGKTGTAEEDKAAWFAGYTPDLATVIAVMGQDPVTGVQKPLYGALGLARINGGGAPAQTWAAYTAVALEDDEVQQFELEAEEGPEEADPDEEGNEESDEPGEDRSETDSPDSPDSDSPSDVSTATSRAPQTPRTATPADAPSRTSAATTPDTPDGDRPTPGDPEDDGFVEGARGPGLPRR, from the coding sequence ATGAGCCACGAGCCACCGCAGCCCGGCGGAGACCACGGAGAGCCAGGTCGGAAAGGTCCCGCCGGCTGGCCGCCCCGGGACCCCACCACCGCGGCGACCGCCCGGAACCCGCAGCCCACGGACAGCGCACAAGGCGGCAAGGGGCGCACAAAACGCGTCAAGCGGCCCAAGCGCACCGGCTGGCGCCGTGCCGTACCCACCTGGCGCATGGTGCTCGGCAGCACCCTCCTCATCGCGCTCCTGCTCGTCGGCGGATTCATCGCCGGATACAAACTCGTCGGCATCCCCGCCGCCAACGCCGCCGCGACCGCGCAGTCGAACGTCTACCTCTACGAGGACGGCAGCGTCATCGCCCGGGACGGCGAGATCAACCGGGAGAACGTCCGGCTCGACGGGATCCCCCGCACCGTCCAGCACGCCGTACTCGCCGCCGAGGACCGGGACTTCTACTCCGAACCCGCCATCGACGTCAAAGCCATGACCCGCGCCGGCTGGAACACCCTCACCGGCAAGGGCCGCCAGGGCGGCTCCACCATCACCCAGCAGTACGTCAAGAACTACTACCTCGGCCAGGAACAGACCGTCGTACGCAAGGCCAAGGAATTCTTCATCTCGATCAAGCTCGGCCGCGAACAGAGCAAGGACGAGATCTTCGAGGGCTACCTCAACACCAGCTACTTCGGCCGCAACTCCTACGGCATCCAGGCCGCCTCCCACGCCTACTACGGCAAGGACGCCAAAGACCTCGACACCGGCGAGGGCGCCTACCTCGCCTCCCTGCTCAACGCCCCCAGCGCCTACGACGTCGTCGCCCACCCCGAGAACCGGGCCGCGGCCCTCGCCCGCTGGAACTACGTACTCGACGGCATGGTCAAGGAGGACTGGCTGAGCCCCTCCGACCGCGCAGCCATGACCTTCCCCGTCCCCGGCAAGGCCAAGCCCGCCACCGCACTCTCAGGACAGCGCGGCTACCTCGTCCAGGCCGTCGAGGACTACCTCGCCGCCAACAGGATCCTCGACGAGAACACCCTCGCCACCGGCGGCTACCGCATCACCACCACACTCGAGAAGAAGAAGCAGGACGCCCTCGTCGAAGCGGTCGAGGACAACGTCCTGGCCAAGACGAGCGACGACCGCAAGGCCGACCGCAACGTCCGCGTCGGCGGCGCCTCCATCGACCCCGCCACCGGCCACGTCCTCGCCATGTACGGCGGCATCGACTACACCAAGCAGTACGTCAACAACGCGACCCGCCGCGACTACCAAGTCGGCTCCACCTTCAAGCCGTTCGTCCTCACCGCAGCCATGGCCAACGGATCCACCACCCAGGACGGCCGGGGCATCACCCCCAACACCCGCTACGACGGCACCAACAAGCGCACCGTCCAGAGCGCCCACGGCTCCACCGGATACTCCCCCGCCAACGAGGACGACGTCGACTACGGCTCCCTCACCGTCCGCGAGGCCACCGACAAATCCGTCAACGCCGTCTACGCCCAGATGGCCCAGGACGTCGGCCCCGACGCCGTCAAGGACACCGCCGTCTCCCTCGGCATCCCCCAGAACACCCCCGACCTCACCGCCTCCCCCTCCATCGCCCTGGGCCCCGCCACCGCCAGCGTCCTCGACATGACCGAGGCCTACGCCACCCTCGCCGACCACGGCAAGCAGCGCGAACACACCCTCGTCGCCAAGATCAGCAAGAACGGCACCGACCTCGCACTCCCCGCCAGGAACACCCGGCAGGCCGTCAGCCGCGAAGCAGCCGACACCACCACCTCCGTCCTGCGGAGCGTCGTCGACGGCGGCACCGGCACCGCAGCCCAAGCGGCGAACCGCCCCGCCGCAGGCAAGACGGGCACCGCCGAGGAGGACAAGGCCGCCTGGTTCGCCGGCTACACCCCCGACCTCGCGACCGTCATCGCCGTGATGGGCCAGGACCCCGTCACCGGCGTGCAGAAACCCCTGTACGGAGCGCTCGGACTCGCCCGCATCAACGGCGGCGGCGCACCCGCACAGACCTGGGCCGCCTACACCGCCGTCGCCCTCGAGGACGACGAGGTGCAGCAGTTCGAGCTCGAAGCCGAAGAAGGCCCGGAAGAAGCCGACCCGGACGAGGAAGGGAACGAGGAGTCGGACGAACCCGGTGAGGACCGGAGCGAAACCGACTCCCCCGACTCCCCCGACTCCGACAGCCCCTCCGACGTCAGCACGGCGACCTCCCGGGCCCCGCAGACCCCCAGGACCGCCACCCCGGCCGACGCCCCCTCACGCACCTCCGCCGCCACGACACCCGACACCCCCGACGGCGACCGCCCCACCCCCGGCGACCCGGAGGACGACGGCTTCGTCGAAGGAGCCCGCGGCCCCGGCCTGCCCCGCCGCTGA
- a CDS encoding ABC transporter permease: MLLYAVVAAGGFRRHATYRVATAAGVFTNTVFGFIMAYTYIALWDERPQLGGYDQSEALTYVWLGQALLMTCAMMGGGFESDLTERIRSGDIAVDLYRPADLQLWWLAGDLGRAAFHLLGRGIVPMVLGALAFDLALPGSAWMWPAFLVSVLLGVVVSFALRFLVALSAFWLMDGAGALQMAMLAGLFFSGMLLPLNLFPGVLGEVARALPWSSLLQVPADVFLGKRTGWGLVQAYAFQAGWAVALLLAGRLLQSVATRRVVVQGG; this comes from the coding sequence GTGCTGCTCTATGCGGTGGTGGCGGCCGGTGGGTTCCGGCGGCATGCGACGTACCGGGTGGCGACGGCGGCGGGGGTGTTCACCAACACCGTCTTCGGTTTCATCATGGCGTACACCTATATCGCCCTGTGGGACGAGCGTCCGCAGCTCGGCGGTTACGACCAGTCGGAGGCCCTGACGTACGTGTGGCTGGGTCAGGCCCTGCTGATGACCTGCGCCATGATGGGCGGCGGCTTCGAGAGTGACCTGACGGAGCGGATCCGTTCGGGCGACATCGCCGTGGACCTGTACCGGCCCGCCGATCTCCAGTTGTGGTGGCTGGCGGGGGACCTGGGCCGGGCGGCGTTCCACCTGCTGGGGCGCGGGATCGTGCCGATGGTGCTGGGGGCCCTGGCCTTCGACCTGGCGCTGCCGGGGTCGGCGTGGATGTGGCCGGCCTTCCTGGTGTCGGTGCTGCTGGGGGTCGTGGTGAGTTTCGCGCTGCGCTTCCTGGTCGCGCTGTCGGCGTTCTGGCTGATGGACGGGGCGGGTGCCCTGCAGATGGCCATGCTGGCGGGGCTCTTCTTCTCCGGGATGCTGCTGCCGCTGAACCTGTTCCCGGGCGTGCTGGGGGAGGTGGCGCGGGCGTTGCCGTGGTCGTCGCTGTTGCAGGTCCCGGCCGATGTGTTCCTGGGCAAGCGCACGGGGTGGGGTCTGGTGCAGGCGTACGCCTTCCAGGCCGGATGGGCGGTGGCGCTGCTGCTGGCGGGGCGTCTGCTGCAGTCCGTGGCGACGAGGAGGGTGGTGGTGCAGGGTGGCTGA
- a CDS encoding ABC transporter permease, whose translation MAAREPERPGKGAAREPERPEIAFADRSRLVEGVRAYGLIVAMWLRSTLAYRASFVMTTIGNFVMTGADFFTVMLMFSHVDALGGYTLPEVALLYGVSATAFGLCDLLVGSVDRLGQRVRDGTLDTLLVRPVPVLAQVAADRFALRRLGRITQALLVLGYALVTLDIAWTPLKVLMLPLMVLSGAAIFAAVFVVGAAFQFFAQDASEVQNAFTYGGTTLLQYPPSIFARDLVRGVTFVVPLAFVSWLPALYVLGRDYPLGLPEWVAFLPPLVAGLCWVLAGLAWRTGLRAYRSTGS comes from the coding sequence CTGGCCGCAAGGGAGCCGGAGCGGCCGGGGAAGGGGGCCGCGCGGGAGCCGGAGCGGCCGGAGATCGCGTTCGCCGACCGGTCGCGGCTGGTCGAGGGGGTCCGGGCGTACGGGCTGATCGTGGCGATGTGGCTGCGTTCGACGCTGGCGTACCGGGCGTCGTTCGTGATGACGACCATCGGCAACTTCGTGATGACCGGGGCGGACTTCTTCACGGTCATGCTGATGTTCTCGCACGTCGACGCGTTGGGCGGCTACACGCTGCCGGAGGTCGCCCTGCTGTACGGGGTGTCGGCGACCGCGTTCGGGCTGTGCGATCTGCTGGTGGGGTCGGTGGACCGGCTGGGGCAGCGGGTGCGGGACGGGACGCTCGACACGCTGCTGGTGCGGCCGGTGCCGGTGCTGGCGCAGGTGGCGGCGGACCGGTTCGCGCTGCGCCGGCTGGGCCGGATCACGCAGGCGCTCCTGGTGCTGGGCTATGCCCTGGTGACGCTGGACATCGCGTGGACCCCGCTGAAGGTGCTGATGCTGCCGTTGATGGTGCTGAGCGGGGCGGCGATCTTCGCGGCGGTGTTCGTGGTGGGTGCGGCGTTCCAGTTCTTCGCGCAGGACGCCTCGGAGGTGCAGAACGCGTTCACCTACGGGGGGACGACTCTGCTCCAGTACCCGCCGTCGATCTTCGCGCGGGACCTGGTGCGCGGGGTGACGTTCGTGGTGCCGCTGGCGTTCGTGAGCTGGCTGCCGGCGCTGTATGTGCTGGGCAGGGACTATCCGTTGGGGCTGCCGGAGTGGGTGGCGTTCCTGCCGCCGCTGGTGGCGGGGCTGTGCTGGGTGCTTGCGGGGCTGGCGTGGCGTACGGGGCTGCGGGCGTACCGCAGTACGGGGAGCTGA
- a CDS encoding ABC transporter ATP-binding protein — MDMDFIELDGVEKVFDVHRRTGFLRRERREVRAVDGISFRVPRGEMVGYIGPNGAGKSTTIKMLTGILTPSGGRLRVAGIDPSRERTKLAHRIGVVFGQRTTLWWDLPLRDSYRLMHRMYRIPDRRFRENLDRCVELLDLGELLETPVRQLSLGQRMRGDIAAALLHDPEVLYLDEPTIGLDVVSKAKVREFLRDLNAERSTTVLLTTHDLTDIEQLCKRVMVIDHGRLVYDGALSGLHEVGESERTLVVDLERVLPPIELASEPSVRVVKVEGPRQWLAFPASASAAPLVARIAADYPLVDLSVREPDIEAVIAKMYMSDSRL; from the coding sequence ATGGACATGGACTTCATTGAGCTCGACGGGGTCGAGAAGGTCTTCGACGTACACCGCAGGACGGGTTTCCTGCGCCGGGAGCGGCGCGAGGTGCGTGCGGTGGACGGCATCAGCTTCCGGGTGCCGCGGGGCGAGATGGTCGGGTACATCGGCCCGAACGGGGCGGGCAAGTCGACGACGATCAAGATGCTGACGGGGATCCTCACCCCGAGCGGCGGCCGGCTGCGGGTCGCGGGCATCGATCCGTCGCGGGAGCGCACGAAGCTGGCGCACCGGATCGGTGTGGTGTTCGGGCAGCGCACGACGCTGTGGTGGGATCTGCCGCTGCGTGACTCGTACCGGCTGATGCACCGGATGTACCGGATCCCGGACCGCCGGTTCCGGGAGAACCTGGACCGTTGCGTGGAACTCCTGGATCTGGGCGAGCTGTTGGAGACTCCGGTGCGGCAGTTGTCGCTGGGGCAGCGGATGCGGGGCGATATCGCGGCGGCGCTGCTGCACGATCCGGAGGTGCTGTACCTGGACGAGCCGACGATCGGGCTCGATGTGGTCTCCAAGGCCAAGGTGCGTGAGTTCCTGCGGGACTTGAACGCGGAGCGGTCCACGACGGTGCTGCTGACCACGCACGATCTGACCGATATCGAGCAGCTGTGCAAGCGGGTGATGGTGATCGACCACGGCCGTCTGGTGTACGACGGTGCGCTGTCCGGGCTGCATGAGGTGGGGGAGAGCGAGCGCACGCTGGTGGTCGATCTGGAGCGGGTGCTGCCGCCGATCGAGCTGGCGTCGGAGCCCTCGGTGCGGGTGGTGAAGGTGGAGGGGCCCCGGCAGTGGCTGGCGTTCCCGGCGTCCGCGTCGGCGGCTCCCCTGGTGGCGCGTATCGCGGCGGACTATCCGCTGGTGGACCTGTCGGTGCGGGAGCCGGACATCGAGGCCGTGATCGCGAAGATGTACATGTCGGATTCACGTCTCTAG
- a CDS encoding DUF1707 SHOCT-like domain-containing protein yields the protein MRASDAERERVAETLREAMAEGRLEMDEFEQRLDATYKARTHGELEPIVRDLPVPGTAVAPVGTSSPVRAPGTSVDWSRRIGGPATSSGGFAFWGGFSRKGRWTVGREFTAFAMWGGGEIDLREADFEQREIVIRCFAIMGGLQVKVPPNVHLHVNGIGVMGGFDEQTKDADFGEPAPDAPRVRVTGFALMGGVGVDRKWNKAQRQRLKEAERLRLEKPDGS from the coding sequence ATGCGTGCTTCCGATGCGGAACGTGAGCGGGTCGCCGAGACCTTGCGGGAGGCCATGGCCGAGGGCCGGCTGGAGATGGACGAGTTCGAGCAACGGCTCGACGCGACGTACAAGGCGCGTACGCACGGGGAGCTGGAGCCGATCGTGCGCGATCTCCCCGTTCCGGGCACGGCTGTTGCGCCCGTGGGTACCTCGTCGCCCGTGCGCGCCCCCGGTACGTCCGTCGACTGGTCGAGGCGTATCGGCGGGCCCGCGACGTCCTCGGGAGGGTTCGCCTTCTGGGGCGGCTTCAGCCGCAAGGGCCGTTGGACGGTGGGGCGGGAGTTCACCGCGTTCGCGATGTGGGGCGGGGGCGAGATCGATCTGCGCGAGGCGGACTTCGAACAGCGCGAGATCGTCATCCGGTGTTTCGCGATCATGGGCGGGCTGCAGGTGAAGGTCCCGCCGAACGTGCACCTCCATGTCAACGGCATCGGCGTCATGGGCGGTTTCGACGAGCAGACGAAGGACGCCGACTTCGGCGAACCGGCTCCGGACGCGCCGCGGGTGCGGGTGACCGGGTTCGCCCTGATGGGCGGGGTCGGTGTGGACCGCAAGTGGAACAAGGCGCAGCGGCAGCGCCTCAAGGAGGCGGAGCGGCTGCGCCTGGAGAAGCCGGACGGTTCCTGA
- a CDS encoding SGNH/GDSL hydrolase family protein: MPRRQGYALLIALIAGTAALAAALAFGTTLIAGETRAPLPGPEAHAAARNPAAPANSTGTWVATWTGAPVSGEPDTEHGLPGRTIRNTVHTSVGGDAARITLSNLFGTAPLVIDEATVNTRPVTFRGRPVVTVAAGRQIVSDPVVVPVAPDADLVVTLRTPYRSGPVTYHAHALQTSYLADDRGTWRTDRWRYLTAVDVRNESSPGAIVVIGDSLTAGTGSSTDANNRWPDVLSDRLEHRYGIANQGIAGNRLLRDSAPERNGRGGVGGTHRFERDVLSVAGARTVIIALGINDVQQAPQEEDPQRIVAGLRSLTERAHARGLRVIGTTLTPFQGFGTWTPERNDVRLAVNEQIRAGRIFDDVIDFDRAVRDPYAPNRLLPSYDSGDRLHFNDAGYRTLGRLVDLATVTGTPKAGSF, from the coding sequence ATGCCCAGGCGCCAGGGGTATGCCCTGCTCATCGCCCTCATAGCAGGCACCGCCGCGCTCGCTGCCGCACTCGCGTTCGGTACGACACTGATCGCCGGGGAGACCCGGGCGCCGCTCCCCGGACCCGAGGCGCACGCGGCCGCACGCAATCCCGCCGCGCCGGCCAACTCCACCGGCACCTGGGTCGCCACCTGGACCGGAGCGCCCGTCAGCGGCGAACCGGACACGGAACACGGCCTCCCCGGACGCACCATCCGCAACACCGTGCACACCAGCGTCGGTGGCGACGCCGCCCGCATCACCCTCTCCAACCTCTTCGGCACAGCCCCGCTCGTCATCGACGAAGCCACCGTCAACACCCGCCCGGTGACCTTCCGCGGCCGGCCCGTGGTCACCGTCGCCGCAGGCCGTCAGATCGTCAGCGACCCCGTGGTCGTGCCCGTCGCACCCGACGCCGACCTCGTCGTCACCCTGCGCACCCCGTACCGGAGCGGCCCCGTCACCTATCACGCCCACGCCCTGCAGACGTCGTACCTGGCCGACGACCGCGGCACCTGGCGGACCGACCGGTGGCGCTACCTCACCGCGGTGGACGTACGCAACGAGAGCTCACCGGGCGCGATCGTCGTGATCGGCGACTCCCTCACCGCGGGCACCGGCTCCTCCACCGACGCCAACAACCGCTGGCCCGACGTGCTTTCCGACCGGCTGGAGCACCGCTACGGGATCGCCAACCAGGGCATCGCGGGCAACCGCCTGCTGCGCGACAGCGCCCCCGAGAGGAACGGCCGCGGCGGCGTCGGCGGCACCCACCGCTTCGAGCGGGACGTGCTGTCCGTCGCCGGAGCCAGGACCGTCATCATCGCGCTGGGCATCAACGACGTGCAGCAGGCTCCCCAGGAGGAGGACCCCCAGCGCATCGTGGCCGGACTGCGGTCCCTCACGGAACGCGCCCACGCCCGCGGACTGCGGGTCATCGGGACGACGCTGACGCCCTTCCAGGGCTTCGGTACGTGGACACCCGAACGCAACGACGTACGCCTGGCGGTCAACGAACAGATCCGGGCGGGCCGGATCTTCGACGACGTCATCGACTTCGACCGGGCGGTCCGCGACCCCTACGCCCCCAACCGGCTCCTGCCCTCGTACGACTCGGGCGACCGGCTGCACTTCAACGACGCCGGCTACCGGACGCTGGGCCGCCTCGTCGACCTCGCGACGGTGACCGGAACGCCGAAGGCCGGATCCTTCTGA
- a CDS encoding DUF445 domain-containing protein translates to MEHDAGQGTGSGQDSGAGPGPDGPVSGRPGLMPGAGGPGARRAAAPLAGFAYTAADEEKQRGVRRMKTTATGLLLLVALVYVLATWAKNEGVGGWPGYVAAAAEAGMVGALADWFAVTALFRRPLGLPIPHTAIIPTKKDQLGESLGSFVGENFLSGDVVRDRIHALGVGARLGAWLAEPDHADRVTAELATALRGALTVLRDADVQAVVGEAITRRADAAEVGPGIGKMLEKVVADGGHRRVVDLVCVRAHDWLVEHGESVMDAVQGGAPGWTPRFVDKRVGERVYKELLRFVTEMRDMPGHPARDSIDTFLTDFAADLQTDSDTRARVERLKSEILGRGEVQDVIASAWSSVRTMIIAAAEDERSELRLRARASLMSLGARLATDERLQAKLEGWLEDAAVYVVTTYRTEITSLISDTVAGWDADQTSKKIEAHIGRDLQFIRINGTVVGALAGLAIYSVSRALGG, encoded by the coding sequence ATGGAACACGACGCGGGACAGGGAACGGGGTCCGGCCAGGATTCCGGGGCGGGACCGGGGCCGGACGGTCCCGTGTCCGGGCGGCCGGGGCTGATGCCCGGGGCGGGCGGACCGGGTGCCCGTCGGGCGGCGGCGCCGCTGGCCGGTTTCGCGTACACCGCTGCCGACGAGGAGAAACAGCGCGGAGTGCGCCGTATGAAGACCACCGCCACGGGTCTGCTCCTGCTCGTCGCGCTCGTCTACGTCCTCGCCACCTGGGCGAAGAACGAGGGTGTGGGTGGCTGGCCGGGCTACGTCGCAGCGGCTGCCGAAGCGGGCATGGTGGGTGCGCTGGCGGACTGGTTCGCGGTCACGGCGCTCTTCCGCCGCCCGCTCGGACTCCCCATCCCCCACACGGCCATCATCCCCACCAAGAAGGACCAGCTCGGGGAGTCACTCGGTTCCTTCGTGGGCGAGAATTTTCTCTCCGGAGACGTGGTTCGTGACCGAATTCACGCTCTGGGCGTCGGCGCGCGGCTCGGGGCGTGGCTGGCCGAGCCGGATCACGCGGACCGGGTGACCGCGGAGCTCGCGACCGCGCTGCGCGGTGCGCTGACGGTGCTCAGGGACGCCGACGTGCAGGCGGTCGTCGGCGAGGCGATCACCCGGCGGGCGGATGCGGCGGAAGTCGGTCCCGGCATCGGCAAGATGCTGGAGAAGGTCGTCGCCGACGGCGGGCACCGCAGGGTCGTCGACCTCGTCTGCGTGAGGGCCCACGACTGGCTGGTCGAGCACGGCGAGTCCGTGATGGACGCGGTGCAGGGCGGAGCGCCGGGCTGGACGCCGAGGTTCGTCGACAAGCGGGTGGGGGAGCGCGTCTACAAGGAACTGCTGCGCTTCGTCACGGAGATGCGGGACATGCCGGGGCACCCGGCGCGCGACTCGATCGACACGTTCCTGACGGACTTCGCCGCGGACCTCCAGACGGACTCGGACACCCGGGCGCGGGTGGAGCGGCTCAAGTCGGAGATCCTGGGGCGCGGCGAGGTGCAGGACGTCATCGCGTCGGCCTGGTCCTCGGTACGCACGATGATCATCGCGGCGGCGGAGGACGAGCGGAGCGAGCTGCGGCTGCGTGCCAGGGCCTCGCTGATGTCGCTGGGCGCCAGGCTGGCGACGGACGAGCGGCTGCAGGCCAAGCTGGAGGGCTGGCTGGAGGACGCGGCGGTGTACGTCGTCACGACGTACCGCACGGAGATCACGTCGCTGATCAGCGACACCGTCGCCGGCTGGGACGCGGACCAGACCTCCAAGAAGATCGAGGCGCACATCGGCCGCGACCTGCAGTTCATCCGGATCAACGGCACGGTGGTGGGCGCGCTGGCCGGTCTGGCGATCTATTCGGTCTCACGGGCACTGGGCGGCTGA